In Brevundimonas sp. SGAir0440, one DNA window encodes the following:
- a CDS encoding efflux RND transporter permease subunit — protein MLSDVSVRRPVFAAVAAIVLCVIGAAAFFFLPVRELPDVDPPIVSVNTSYAGASAEVIESRITEPVEQQIAGIQGVERINSTSRDGRSNVNIEFSLDRNIDDAANDVRDRVSRVVGRLPDQADPPEVAKADSDSQPIIIVFLRSTSMNRLQLTDYADRYLIDRMATVPGVAQVNIYGEQRYSMRIWLDSAAMAARGLTVNDVETALTNQNVELPAGSLESTDKDYTVRVARTYALPEDFRQLPIGTRGAASTSATVATGTGSGSSAIIQGQPTYVTRLGDIARVEEAPEEDRRLFRGNGMDQIGLAVTRQAQSNDLAISDGVHKMIEEIRPTLPPGVTIEVGSDNSVFTSHAIDEVWITIGISMALVALVNFIFLGSLRAALIPSIVAPICLLATFIVLAPLGFSLNLLTLLALVLAIGLVVDDAIVVVENIQRRLDHGEPPLVAAERGARQVFFAVVATTIVLLSVFAPLLFLPGYVGRLFVELAAAIAAAVAFSAFLALSLSPMLASKILRPAHGGGWVARRVDWGMDRLKSSYGRSLDMLLGRRIAVIGVGALILLVAAGAGGIFLTLPNELVPDEDRGRVTVRVAGPEGAGFDYTRKIMLGLEPLLAEYKTSGEADSYLVSAPGFGGGSFNSGNAVLTLADWSKRDRSAAEIAQELNGKLRGQTGAQVNASTPGAFQRGGGNSNSIELIATGSDYQQIYAWLQPMLAAAQANPGFSRPRLNYEPNSPRLLVDVDPQKAAALGVSSQSIGRTLETMFGSRRATTYIKGGQEYDVILQTERDNRREVADLEALYVATGGGQLVPLSAVVTTKTSGDTPDRRRLDRQRAISLQADLNPGTTIDDAIQFLNAEAAKQPQGAVVTQWGGAARDQQEAGGAVLAAFGLALLLVFLVLAAQFESWITPAVIMLTVPLAAAGGLFGLLMAGSSLNIYSQIGLIILIGVAAKNGILIVEFANQLRDQGRSIREAIIESSSLRLRPIIMTSIATAFGALPLVLWQGAGAGSRQTIGVVIFTGAIFATVLTLFVVPVIYGVLARFTKSPEWTARKIEEWEAQELREGGPKELPEA, from the coding sequence ATGCTGTCCGACGTCTCGGTCCGGCGGCCCGTCTTCGCGGCCGTCGCGGCCATCGTGCTGTGCGTCATCGGCGCCGCGGCCTTCTTCTTCCTGCCCGTGCGCGAACTGCCGGACGTCGATCCGCCCATCGTGTCGGTCAACACCAGCTACGCCGGCGCCTCGGCCGAGGTCATCGAGAGCCGCATCACCGAGCCGGTGGAGCAGCAGATCGCCGGCATCCAGGGCGTCGAACGTATCAACTCGACCAGCCGCGACGGACGCTCCAATGTGAACATCGAGTTCTCGCTGGACCGCAATATCGACGACGCCGCCAACGATGTGCGCGACCGCGTCAGCCGCGTGGTCGGCCGCCTTCCGGACCAGGCCGACCCGCCGGAGGTGGCCAAAGCCGATTCCGACAGCCAGCCGATCATCATCGTCTTCCTGCGCTCGACCAGCATGAACCGGCTTCAGCTGACCGATTACGCTGACCGCTATCTGATCGACCGGATGGCGACGGTGCCCGGCGTGGCCCAGGTCAACATCTATGGCGAGCAGCGCTATTCGATGCGCATCTGGCTGGATTCCGCGGCCATGGCGGCGCGGGGTCTGACGGTCAACGACGTCGAGACGGCCCTGACGAACCAGAACGTCGAACTGCCCGCCGGCTCGCTGGAATCAACAGACAAGGACTACACCGTCCGCGTGGCGCGCACCTACGCCCTGCCGGAGGACTTCCGCCAACTGCCCATCGGCACGCGCGGCGCGGCCTCGACCTCGGCGACGGTCGCCACAGGAACGGGCAGCGGATCGTCGGCCATCATCCAGGGGCAGCCCACCTATGTGACGCGGCTGGGCGATATCGCCCGCGTCGAGGAAGCGCCAGAGGAAGACCGGCGTCTGTTCCGCGGCAACGGCATGGATCAGATCGGCTTGGCGGTGACTCGTCAGGCGCAGTCGAACGACCTCGCCATCTCGGACGGGGTCCACAAGATGATCGAGGAAATCCGGCCGACCTTGCCGCCGGGCGTGACCATCGAGGTCGGATCCGACAACTCGGTCTTCACCTCGCACGCGATCGACGAGGTCTGGATCACCATCGGCATCTCCATGGCCCTGGTGGCCCTGGTGAACTTCATCTTCCTGGGCAGTCTGCGGGCCGCGCTGATCCCGTCCATCGTGGCGCCGATCTGTCTGCTGGCGACCTTCATCGTCCTGGCGCCTCTTGGCTTCTCGCTGAACCTGCTCACGCTGCTGGCCCTGGTTCTGGCCATTGGTCTCGTGGTCGATGACGCCATCGTGGTTGTCGAGAACATTCAGCGTCGTCTGGACCACGGCGAGCCGCCGCTGGTCGCCGCCGAGCGTGGCGCGCGCCAGGTCTTCTTCGCGGTCGTGGCCACCACCATCGTCCTGCTGTCAGTGTTTGCTCCGCTGCTGTTCCTGCCGGGCTATGTCGGACGTCTGTTCGTCGAACTGGCCGCAGCGATCGCGGCGGCTGTGGCCTTCTCCGCTTTTCTGGCCCTCAGCCTGTCGCCGATGCTGGCCTCCAAGATTCTGCGACCTGCACATGGCGGCGGCTGGGTGGCGCGCAGGGTCGATTGGGGCATGGATCGGCTGAAGTCGTCTTATGGTCGGTCGCTGGACATGCTGTTGGGCCGTCGCATCGCCGTGATCGGCGTCGGCGCCCTGATCCTGCTGGTGGCCGCGGGCGCGGGCGGCATCTTCCTGACCCTGCCCAACGAACTGGTGCCGGACGAGGATCGCGGCCGGGTCACCGTGCGCGTCGCCGGTCCCGAAGGCGCGGGCTTCGACTACACCCGCAAGATCATGCTGGGGCTGGAGCCTCTGCTGGCCGAATACAAGACCAGCGGCGAGGCCGACAGCTATCTGGTGTCCGCGCCCGGCTTCGGCGGCGGCAGCTTCAACTCCGGCAACGCGGTCCTCACGCTCGCCGACTGGTCCAAGCGCGACCGCTCGGCGGCCGAGATCGCTCAGGAACTGAACGGCAAGCTGCGCGGCCAGACGGGCGCCCAGGTCAACGCCTCGACCCCCGGCGCCTTCCAGCGGGGCGGCGGCAACTCCAACTCCATCGAGCTGATCGCGACCGGCAGCGACTATCAGCAGATCTACGCCTGGCTTCAGCCCATGCTGGCCGCCGCCCAGGCCAACCCCGGCTTCTCGCGTCCACGCTTGAACTATGAGCCGAACTCGCCGCGTCTGCTGGTCGATGTCGATCCGCAGAAAGCCGCCGCGCTGGGCGTTTCGTCCCAGTCGATCGGCCGCACGCTGGAGACCATGTTCGGCTCTCGCCGCGCCACGACCTACATCAAGGGCGGTCAGGAATACGATGTCATCCTGCAGACCGAGCGCGACAATCGTCGCGAGGTCGCCGATCTGGAAGCCCTGTATGTCGCGACCGGGGGTGGCCAACTGGTGCCCCTGTCGGCCGTCGTCACGACCAAGACCAGCGGCGACACCCCGGACCGTCGCCGTCTGGATCGGCAGCGCGCGATCTCCCTGCAGGCCGACCTCAATCCCGGCACCACGATCGACGACGCGATTCAGTTCCTGAACGCCGAGGCTGCCAAGCAGCCGCAAGGCGCCGTCGTCACCCAGTGGGGCGGCGCGGCGCGCGACCAACAGGAGGCGGGCGGGGCGGTGCTCGCGGCCTTCGGTCTGGCGCTTTTGCTGGTCTTCCTGGTTCTGGCGGCCCAGTTCGAAAGCTGGATCACGCCTGCGGTCATCATGCTGACGGTGCCGCTGGCGGCGGCGGGCGGGCTTTTCGGCCTGCTGATGGCGGGCTCCAGCCTGAACATCTACAGTCAGATCGGCCTGATCATTCTGATCGGGGTGGCGGCCAAAAACGGCATTCTGATCGTCGAGTTCGCCAATCAGCTGCGCGACCAGGGCCGCTCGATCCGTGAGGCGATCATCGAGTCGTCGTCCTTGCGTCTGCGTCCGATCATCATGACCTCGATCGCAACCGCATTCGGCGCCCTGCCGCTGGTGCTGTGGCAAGGCGCGGGCGCAGGCAGCCGTCAGACAATCGGCGTGGTGATCTTCACCGGCGCCATCTTCGCCACCGTCCTGACCCTGTTCGTGGTCCCGGTGATCTATGGCGTTCTGGCGCGCTTCACCAAGTCGCCGGAATGGACCGCCCGCAAGATCGAGGAGTGGGAAGCCCAGGAACTGCGCGAAGGCGGCCCCAAGGAACTGCCCGAGGCCTGA
- a CDS encoding cytochrome c family protein, whose amino-acid sequence MTRHALVAPLLLAPLLTLAACGQGEPSATTPAAPVHVLTDAEKATLLASLPAPYNAGDLENGRRAFARCRACHTIGEGGPDMAGPNLYGVFGRKAGDRPRYNYSNAMRTATFTWDAEKLDHWLENPRTFLPGNKMTFPGLPDATDRRDVIAFLKVETGYKAEPAPAS is encoded by the coding sequence ATGACCCGCCACGCCCTCGTCGCCCCCCTTCTTCTGGCCCCGCTTTTGACCCTTGCCGCCTGTGGCCAGGGCGAGCCGTCCGCGACCACGCCTGCCGCGCCAGTTCACGTGCTGACGGATGCGGAAAAGGCGACACTGCTGGCCTCCCTTCCCGCCCCCTACAATGCGGGCGATCTCGAGAACGGGCGTCGGGCGTTTGCGCGCTGTCGCGCCTGCCACACCATTGGCGAAGGCGGGCCGGACATGGCGGGTCCGAACTTGTACGGCGTGTTCGGCCGCAAGGCGGGCGATCGTCCGCGCTACAACTATTCCAACGCCATGCGCACGGCGACCTTCACCTGGGACGCTGAGAAGCTGGATCACTGGCTGGAAAACCCGCGCACCTTCCTGCCCGGCAACAAGATGACCTTCCCGGGCCTGCCCGACGCCACGGATCGCCGCGACGTGATCGCCTTCCTGAAGGTGGAGACGGGCTACAAGGCAGAGCCGGCGCCCGCCTCCTGA
- a CDS encoding FeoA domain-containing protein, producing MTDTIKLSQARRGDRGVIVQVGAHCHHQGEAVELERRLLELGFVEGAQIELLHEGLFGRDPIAMKVDDMRVALRRHEAESLSIRLDAA from the coding sequence TTGACCGACACCATCAAGTTGAGCCAGGCCCGACGCGGCGATCGCGGCGTCATCGTTCAGGTGGGCGCCCATTGTCACCATCAGGGCGAGGCGGTCGAGCTGGAACGCCGTCTGCTGGAACTGGGCTTTGTCGAAGGCGCGCAAATCGAACTGCTGCACGAAGGTCTGTTCGGACGCGACCCCATCGCCATGAAGGTGGACGACATGCGCGTGGCCCTGCGTCGCCACGAGGCGGAAAGTCTGTCGATCCGGCTGGACGCCGCCTGA
- a CDS encoding ferrous iron transporter B has protein sequence MDVALKTARVALVGNPNSGKTALFNALTGAHQKVANYAGVTVERKEGLIRAASGRTMSVLDLPGTYSLRARSPDEEVTRDAVLGRLVGETPPDVVVCVADATNLRLVLRLILELKAVGRPMVLALNMYDIAQRQGLRIDLDRLRAELSVPIITTVATRKRGIDDLVAAIEDQAAVAAVTESEWRSPDAAELRAAAREAERIMKACVRPPERPDTLTGKIDSVLLHPVGGLLILFALLFVMFQAVFSWAAPVMDGIEAGIAGLGGLVANVLPDGLLQSLIVDGIISGVGSVLVFLPQILILFLFIIALEDFGYMARAAFLMDKIMGGAGLHGRAFIPLLSSFACAIPGVMAARVIDSRRDRLTTILVAPLMTCSARIPVYTLIIAAFIPNETVWGFANLQGVVMFGLYAAGIVSALIVSLLIRKVFWRGAVEPFMMELPAYKTPDLRSVGFNLWLRAKIFLNRAGRIILPLVIILWVLATFPYPPENATLPAIDYSFAGMIGRALEPIFAPIGFNWQMVIALIPGMAAREVAVAALGTTYAIADAENATGLLASTLASQWSLATALSFLAWYIFAPQCVATLGVVRRETNSLKWTWIMIGYMFGLAYLASLVTYHVAVALGGG, from the coding sequence ATGGACGTTGCGCTGAAGACGGCTCGCGTCGCGCTGGTCGGCAATCCCAATAGCGGAAAGACGGCTCTGTTCAACGCCCTGACCGGCGCCCACCAGAAGGTCGCCAACTACGCGGGCGTGACGGTGGAGCGCAAGGAAGGCCTGATCCGCGCCGCCTCGGGCCGCACGATGTCGGTGCTGGACCTGCCCGGCACCTATTCCCTGCGCGCCCGCAGCCCGGACGAGGAGGTCACGCGCGACGCTGTGCTGGGGCGATTGGTCGGCGAGACGCCGCCCGACGTGGTGGTCTGCGTCGCCGACGCCACCAATCTGCGCCTGGTCCTGCGCCTGATTCTAGAACTGAAGGCCGTCGGTCGGCCGATGGTTCTGGCGTTGAACATGTACGACATCGCTCAGCGCCAGGGCCTGCGCATCGATCTGGATCGACTGCGCGCCGAACTGAGCGTGCCGATCATCACCACCGTGGCCACGCGCAAGCGCGGCATCGACGATCTGGTCGCCGCGATAGAGGACCAAGCCGCCGTCGCGGCCGTGACCGAAAGCGAATGGCGCAGTCCGGACGCCGCCGAACTGCGCGCCGCCGCCCGCGAAGCCGAGCGCATCATGAAGGCCTGTGTCCGTCCGCCTGAACGGCCGGATACGCTGACCGGCAAGATCGACTCGGTGCTGCTGCATCCGGTCGGCGGGCTGCTGATCCTGTTCGCCCTGCTGTTCGTGATGTTCCAGGCCGTGTTCAGCTGGGCCGCGCCCGTAATGGACGGGATTGAGGCCGGCATCGCCGGGTTGGGCGGCTTGGTCGCCAACGTCCTGCCTGACGGTCTGCTGCAAAGCCTGATTGTGGACGGGATCATTTCCGGCGTCGGCAGCGTGCTGGTGTTCCTGCCGCAGATTCTGATCCTGTTCCTGTTCATCATCGCGCTGGAAGACTTCGGCTATATGGCCCGCGCGGCCTTCCTGATGGACAAGATCATGGGCGGCGCGGGGTTGCACGGTCGGGCCTTCATCCCGCTGCTGTCCAGTTTCGCCTGCGCCATTCCCGGCGTCATGGCGGCGCGGGTGATCGATTCTCGGCGCGACCGCCTGACCACCATCCTGGTCGCCCCGCTGATGACCTGCTCAGCGCGCATCCCGGTCTATACGCTGATCATCGCCGCCTTCATTCCGAATGAGACGGTCTGGGGCTTCGCCAATCTGCAGGGCGTTGTGATGTTCGGCCTCTACGCCGCCGGCATCGTCAGCGCCCTGATCGTCTCCCTGCTGATCCGCAAAGTGTTCTGGCGAGGGGCGGTCGAGCCCTTCATGATGGAGCTTCCGGCCTATAAGACGCCGGACCTGCGCAGCGTCGGCTTCAATCTGTGGCTCCGGGCCAAGATCTTCCTGAACCGCGCGGGCCGCATCATCCTGCCGTTGGTGATCATCTTGTGGGTGCTGGCGACCTTCCCCTATCCGCCCGAGAACGCGACCCTGCCGGCCATCGACTATTCGTTCGCGGGCATGATCGGCCGTGCTCTGGAGCCGATCTTCGCGCCCATCGGCTTCAACTGGCAAATGGTGATCGCCCTGATCCCCGGCATGGCGGCGCGCGAGGTCGCGGTGGCGGCGCTGGGCACGACCTACGCCATCGCTGACGCCGAGAATGCGACGGGCCTTCTGGCTTCGACACTGGCGTCGCAATGGTCGCTGGCGACAGCCTTGTCGTTCCTGGCCTGGTACATCTTCGCGCCCCAGTGCGTGGCGACGCTCGGCGTCGTACGGCGCGAGACCAACTCGCTGAAATGGACCTGGATCATGATCGGCTACATGTTCGGTCTGGCCTATCTGGCGTCGCTGGTGACCTATCATGTGGCGGTGGCGCTCGGAGGCGGTTAA
- a CDS encoding A24 family peptidase, which yields MNPVLAAAVMGGLGLIVGSFIAAVSVRLPRDEDIVVARSRCRGCDQTLRSWELVPVFSWLGLRGRCARCHTRISPRYPLIELASAGVGIWAGVWGATGGASTFMIAATAVLGWQLLLIAIVDGEHFWLPDSLTLPLISTGVTVALILDWGLGFFHLIGAAVGFGGLWLVGWLYQLVRKRQGLGGGDPFLFAGAGAWVGWMGLPSVLLWACAVGLSLVFGILVVRRSVSGSEKLPFGVFLAVGIWLTWLYGPLGL from the coding sequence ATGAATCCTGTACTCGCCGCCGCCGTCATGGGCGGGCTGGGCCTGATTGTCGGCAGTTTCATCGCCGCCGTCAGCGTTCGCCTGCCGCGCGACGAGGACATCGTCGTCGCCCGCTCGCGATGCCGGGGCTGCGATCAGACGCTACGTTCCTGGGAGCTTGTGCCGGTCTTCAGCTGGCTTGGTTTGCGCGGGCGGTGTGCGCGATGCCACACGCGGATTTCGCCGCGTTATCCGCTGATCGAGTTAGCTTCGGCCGGCGTCGGCATCTGGGCCGGGGTGTGGGGCGCGACAGGCGGCGCCTCGACATTCATGATCGCCGCCACGGCCGTTCTGGGTTGGCAGCTGTTGCTGATCGCCATCGTCGATGGCGAACATTTCTGGCTGCCGGATAGTCTGACGCTGCCCTTGATCTCGACCGGCGTCACGGTCGCGCTGATTCTGGATTGGGGCCTCGGCTTTTTCCATCTGATTGGCGCGGCGGTCGGTTTTGGCGGACTTTGGCTGGTCGGTTGGCTGTACCAACTCGTCCGCAAGCGTCAGGGACTGGGGGGAGGCGACCCCTTCCTGTTCGCGGGGGCAGGGGCCTGGGTCGGCTGGATGGGCCTGCCCAGCGTGCTGCTGTGGGCCTGCGCGGTCGGGCTCAGTCTCGTCTTCGGTATTTTGGTGGTCCGGCGCAGCGTCAGCGGATCGGAGAAGCTGCCCTTCGGCGTCTTCCTGGCCGTCGGAATCTGGTTGACCTGGCTTTATGGGCCCTTGGGCCTCTAG
- a CDS encoding TetR/AcrR family transcriptional regulator — MADTTNKLGHKIGARGGRTRQAILDATQRLLNERHYGEIRVADLASAAGVSPSNFYTYFKTVEEPVLALCEIAATDFQGLAAHFQADWPGDKAFVIARAFILDVMAIWRSHGQVLRVEHMLADNGDAAFVESRVRRLRRLHLSIERRVAQAHASGLHPRDYNPRLASYQIASIAESTAASFDLLRRADTPEAILDTAAIIIVKLTTGR, encoded by the coding sequence ATGGCCGACACCACCAACAAGCTGGGCCACAAGATCGGTGCGCGAGGGGGCAGAACCCGCCAGGCGATCCTCGACGCGACCCAACGCCTGTTGAACGAGCGGCATTACGGTGAAATCCGCGTCGCCGATCTGGCCTCGGCCGCCGGTGTATCGCCTTCCAACTTCTACACCTATTTCAAGACGGTCGAAGAACCTGTTCTGGCGTTGTGCGAGATCGCCGCGACGGATTTTCAGGGGCTGGCGGCGCATTTCCAGGCCGACTGGCCGGGCGACAAGGCCTTCGTCATCGCGCGCGCCTTCATTCTGGACGTGATGGCCATCTGGCGCAGCCACGGTCAGGTGCTGCGTGTCGAACATATGCTGGCCGACAATGGCGACGCCGCCTTCGTCGAAAGCCGGGTGCGCCGTTTGCGCCGGCTGCACCTGTCCATCGAACGGCGCGTGGCCCAGGCCCACGCCAGCGGCCTCCATCCCAGGGATTACAATCCACGTCTGGCGTCCTACCAGATCGCCTCCATCGCCGAATCGACGGCGGCCAGTTTCGATCTGTTGCGGCGGGCCGATACGCCAGAGGCCATTCTGGATACGGCGGCCATCATTATCGTGAAGCTGACGACGGGACGCTAG
- the uxaC gene encoding glucuronate isomerase, translated as MVHPLKLNPDRLFPAEADTRAIARRLYGEIKGLPIISPHGHTDPSWFALNEPFANPAELLITPDHYVFRMLHSQGMAMEDLGVPRADGGPVETDPRKIWRRFAENYHLFRGTPSRMWHDWVYAEAFGIDVRLSAETADHYYDVIDATLKTDAFRPRALFDRYNIEVLTTTESPLDTLEHHRTIAASGWKGRVLTAYRPDPVLDPDYEGFRDNLKILAEQTGRDTLSWDGYLQALRDRRAFFIEMGATSTDHGHPTAFTADLPKAEAEALFRRVSTAPASAADAELFRGQMLTEMAAMSVEDGLVMQLHPGSFRNHSATVFNRFGRDKGCDIPTQTDYVRALKPLLDRFGSDNRLSLILFTLDETTYSREIAPLAGHYPALKLGPSWWFHDSPEGMRRFREQVTETAGFYNTVGFNDDTRAFLSIPARHDVARRMDCGFLAKLVVEHRMEEDEAHELAHALTYGLVKAAYKL; from the coding sequence ATGGTTCATCCGCTCAAACTGAACCCCGATCGCCTGTTTCCGGCGGAAGCCGACACCCGGGCGATCGCGCGTCGTCTGTATGGTGAGATCAAGGGGCTGCCGATCATCAGCCCGCATGGCCATACGGACCCGAGCTGGTTTGCGTTGAACGAACCCTTCGCCAATCCGGCCGAACTTCTCATCACGCCCGACCACTACGTCTTCCGCATGCTGCACTCGCAGGGCATGGCGATGGAGGATCTGGGCGTGCCGCGCGCCGATGGCGGGCCGGTCGAGACCGATCCGCGCAAGATCTGGCGGCGCTTCGCCGAGAACTATCACCTGTTCCGGGGGACGCCTTCGCGGATGTGGCACGATTGGGTCTATGCCGAGGCCTTCGGCATCGACGTTCGCCTGTCGGCCGAGACAGCGGATCACTACTACGACGTGATCGATGCGACCCTGAAGACGGACGCCTTCAGGCCGCGCGCCCTGTTTGATCGTTACAATATCGAGGTCCTGACCACGACCGAGAGCCCGCTGGACACGCTGGAGCATCACAGGACCATCGCAGCCTCGGGCTGGAAGGGAAGGGTGCTGACCGCCTATCGCCCGGATCCGGTTCTGGATCCAGACTATGAAGGTTTCCGCGACAATCTGAAAATCCTGGCCGAACAGACCGGCCGCGATACGCTGAGCTGGGACGGATACTTGCAGGCCCTGCGCGACCGGCGCGCCTTCTTCATCGAAATGGGCGCCACCTCGACCGATCACGGCCACCCGACAGCCTTCACTGCCGATCTGCCCAAGGCCGAAGCCGAGGCCCTGTTCCGGCGTGTCTCGACCGCCCCTGCCAGCGCCGCCGACGCTGAACTATTCCGCGGCCAGATGCTGACTGAAATGGCCGCCATGTCGGTCGAGGATGGTCTGGTGATGCAGCTTCACCCCGGCAGCTTCCGTAACCACTCGGCCACCGTCTTCAACCGCTTCGGCCGTGACAAGGGCTGCGATATCCCGACCCAGACCGATTACGTCCGCGCGCTGAAGCCGTTGCTGGATCGGTTCGGCTCGGACAACCGTCTGTCTTTGATCCTGTTTACCTTGGACGAGACCACTTACAGCCGCGAAATTGCGCCGCTTGCCGGCCACTATCCGGCGCTGAAGCTGGGGCCCAGCTGGTGGTTCCATGACAGTCCCGAGGGGATGCGTCGCTTCCGCGAACAGGTCACCGAAACGGCAGGCTTCTACAATACGGTCGGCTTCAACGACGACACTCGCGCCTTCCTGTCCATACCCGCCCGCCACGACGTGGCGCGGCGCATGGACTGCGGCTTCCTGGCCAAGCTGGTGGTCGAACACCGGATGGAGGAGGACGAGGCCCACGAACTGGCTCACGCTCTGACCTATGGCCTGGTCAAGGCGGCCTACAAGCTGTGA
- a CDS encoding mannitol dehydrogenase family protein, translated as MSRLNQATLTGLPADVAVPGYDRAQVKTGVVHLGIGAFHRAHQAVVFDDAIRSGDLRWGVLGASLRSPGVRDQLNPQDGLYTLVVRDGSNEHLRVIGACAGVMVGPENPAALVAAMADADVHIVTLTVTEKGYRLDPATGDLLLSDADVSADLVDIAAPRTAPGFIVAALQARRAAGRKPFTVISCDNLPHNGKRIRAGVIAMARRIDPSLADWIEAEGAFPQTMIDRIVPATTSDDIVRLTARLGVEDRGMVKAEPFTQWVIEDWFAGERPDFASLGVQLTDAVEPWEDAKLRLLNGAHSAIAYLGALSGYEHVHEVVAAPAFRAYVEALWDEAETTLNPPPGLDIPAYREALMARFSNAALMHRTRQIAMDGSQKLPQRLLAGAAERLAAGQGIDAMALGVAAWMKWQLGVTESDEIFVVDDPLAGKTSELLADAHTDQARVSALLSLSAVFPPALAGGDRFAVAVTSAYLSLSQNGAAEAARLVAE; from the coding sequence GTGAGCAGACTGAACCAGGCCACTCTGACGGGTCTGCCCGCCGACGTCGCCGTCCCCGGCTACGACCGCGCCCAGGTGAAGACGGGTGTCGTCCATCTGGGCATCGGCGCCTTCCACCGCGCCCACCAGGCGGTCGTGTTCGATGATGCGATCAGGTCGGGCGATCTGCGCTGGGGCGTGCTGGGCGCTTCGCTTCGGTCGCCCGGCGTACGCGATCAGCTGAATCCGCAAGACGGGCTGTACACCCTGGTCGTGCGTGACGGATCGAACGAGCATCTGCGGGTGATCGGCGCCTGTGCGGGCGTGATGGTCGGGCCGGAGAACCCCGCCGCCTTGGTCGCCGCCATGGCCGACGCCGATGTCCATATCGTCACCCTGACCGTGACCGAGAAGGGCTATCGCCTCGATCCGGCGACCGGCGACCTGCTTTTGAGCGACGCTGATGTCTCGGCCGATCTGGTTGACATCGCCGCGCCCCGTACCGCGCCTGGATTCATCGTCGCGGCGTTGCAGGCGCGAAGGGCGGCGGGGCGGAAGCCCTTCACCGTCATCAGTTGCGACAACCTTCCCCATAATGGCAAGCGTATCCGTGCCGGAGTCATCGCCATGGCGCGCCGGATCGACCCGTCGCTGGCGGACTGGATCGAGGCCGAGGGAGCCTTCCCCCAGACGATGATCGATCGGATTGTCCCGGCGACCACCTCCGACGACATCGTCCGGCTGACCGCGCGTCTCGGAGTCGAGGACCGGGGCATGGTCAAGGCCGAACCCTTCACCCAGTGGGTGATCGAGGACTGGTTCGCCGGCGAGCGGCCCGACTTCGCGTCTCTCGGCGTGCAACTGACCGACGCGGTCGAGCCGTGGGAGGACGCCAAGCTGCGCCTTCTGAACGGCGCACACTCAGCCATCGCCTATCTGGGCGCCTTGTCGGGCTATGAACATGTCCACGAGGTTGTCGCGGCGCCGGCTTTTCGCGCCTATGTCGAGGCCCTGTGGGACGAGGCCGAAACCACGCTAAACCCGCCGCCAGGTCTGGACATCCCCGCCTATCGTGAGGCGCTGATGGCCCGGTTCTCCAATGCGGCCCTGATGCACCGCACGCGCCAGATCGCCATGGACGGCTCGCAGAAACTGCCCCAGCGCCTGCTGGCCGGGGCCGCCGAACGTCTGGCGGCGGGGCAGGGTATCGACGCCATGGCCTTGGGTGTCGCCGCCTGGATGAAATGGCAATTGGGCGTGACCGAAAGCGACGAAATCTTCGTCGTCGACGATCCTCTGGCGGGCAAAACCTCTGAACTGTTGGCCGACGCTCACACTGATCAAGCGCGCGTTTCGGCCTTACTGAGCTTGTCCGCCGTCTTCCCGCCCGCGCTGGCGGGTGGCGACCGGTTCGCCGTAGCGGTCACGTCCGCCTATCTGTCGCTCAGCCAGAACGGCGCCGCCGAGGCCGCGCGTCTGGTCGCGGAGTAG